Proteins encoded within one genomic window of Ovis aries strain OAR_USU_Benz2616 breed Rambouillet chromosome 1, ARS-UI_Ramb_v3.0, whole genome shotgun sequence:
- the LOC101103944 gene encoding olfactory receptor 5AC1-like produces the protein MAEENMTLVTEFVLTGLTDLPGLQVPLFLVFLIIYLTTMAGNLGLIFLIWKDPHLHTPMYSFLGSLAFADACLSSSVTPKMLVNTLDKSQMMSLFECMAQYYFFGSSATTECFLLVVMAYDRYVAICNPLLYPVVLSHRLCTWLISASYAIGFLHPIIHVGLLSRLSFCRSNIIHHFYCEILPLFTISCTDPSINALVVFIFAAFIQAFTFMGIIVSYTCVLFAILRKKSAKGRSKAFSTCSAHLLSVSLFYGTLFFMYVRPGSGQDQYQDKMYSLFYTIIIPLLNPFIYSLRNKEVLDALRKIIKI, from the coding sequence ATGGCAGAAGAAAATATGACTCTGGTGACAGAGTTTGTTCTCACAGGACTCACAGATCTCCCAGGACTACAGGTCCCCCTATTCCTGGTGTTTCTGATCATCTACCTCACCACCATGGCGGGCAACCTTGGACtgatttttctcatctggaaGGACCCCCATcttcacacccccatgtactCATTCCTGGGCAGCTTGGCCTTTGCAGATGCTTGCTTGTCATCTTCTGTGACTCCCAAGATGCTTGTCAACACCTTAGACAAGAGTCAAATGATGTCTCTCTTTGAGTGCATGGCCCAATACTATTTTTTTGGTTCCAGTGCCACCACAGAGTGTTTCCTCCTGGtggtgatggcctatgaccgctatgtaGCCATATGCAACCCCTTGCTTTACCCAGTGGTGCTGTCCCACAGACTCTGCACTTGGTTGATTAGTGCATCATATGCAATTGGTTTTCTGCATCCTATAATACATGTAGGATTATTATCTAGATTATCTTTCTGCAGGTCTAATATAATACATCATTTCTACTGTGAAATCTTGCCACTTTTTACAATTTCTTGCACTGATCCATCTATTAATGCAttagtggtttttatttttgctgctttTATACAGGCTTTTACTTTTATGGGTATTATAGTCTCCTATACTTGTGTCCTCTTTGCCATCCTGAGAAAGAAGTCTGCAAAGGGCAGGAGCAAAGCCTTCTCCACGTGCAGCGCCCACCTTCTATCTGTTTCCCTGTTCTATGGCACTCTCTTCTTCATGTATGTGCGTCCGGGGTCTGGCCAGGATCAATATCAGGATAAAATGTATTCACTGTTCTACACGATTATAATTCCCCTGCTAAACCCCTTTATTTATAGTCTAAGAAACAAGGAAGTTTTAGATGcacttagaaaaataataaagatataa